From a region of the Cyclopterus lumpus isolate fCycLum1 chromosome 5, fCycLum1.pri, whole genome shotgun sequence genome:
- the LOC117730541 gene encoding elastase-1-like: protein MLRFIVFTSLAALVLAELTPEPRYLEDDSAEERVVGGQVARPNSWPWQISLQFKSGSNFYHTCGGSLIRRGWVMTAAHCVDRSRTWRVVLGDHNINTQEGREQYMSVSRVHIHPNWNSNNVAGGWDIALLRLSSDASINSYVQLAALPPTGQILPHNNPCYISGWGHTQTGGQLSAQLKQASLPIVDYKTCTSYGWWGSTVKNSMVCAGGGRDSGCQGDSGGPLNCSVNGKWVVHGVTSFVSSSGCNANKKPTVFTRVSSYISWMNSVSITR, encoded by the exons ATGCTCAGATTTATTGTGTTTACCTCTCTCGCAGCACTCG TGCTGGCTGAACTGACTCCCGAGCCCAGGTACCTGGAGGATGACAGTGCCGAGGAGAGAGTTGTGGGAGGACAGGTGGCCAGACCCAACTCCTGGCCCTGGCAG ATCTCTCTTCAGTTCAAATCTGGCAGCAACTTCTATCACACTTGCGGAGGAAGCCTGATCAGGAGAGGATGGGTCATGACTGCTGCTCACTGTGTGGACAG ATCCAGGACTTGGCGTGTTGTTCTTGGAGATCACAACATCAACACCCAGGAGGGCAGAGAGCAGTACATGAGCGTGAGCCGCGTCCACATCCACCCCAATTGGAACTCCAACAACGTTGCCGGAGG GTGGGATATCGCTCTGCTGCGTCTGTCCTCTGATGCGTCAATCAACAGCTACGTCCAGCTCGCCGCTCTTCCCCCCACCGGTCAGATCCTGCCCCACAACAACCCTTGCTACATCTCTGGCTGGGGTCACACCCAGA CTGGAGGTCAGCTGTCTGCCCAGCTGAAGCAGGCCTCCCTTCCCATTGTTGATTACAAGACCTGCACCAGCTATGGATGGTGGGGCAGCACTGTGAAGAACTCCATGGTCTGTGCTGGTGGTGGAAGGGACTCTGGTTGCCAG GGTGACTCCGGTGGCCCCCTGAACTGCAGCGTGAACGGGAAGTGGGTCGTCCACGGTGTTACCAGCTTTGTGTCTTCCTCTGGCTGCAACGCCAACAAGAAGCCCACCGTCTTCACCCGTGTCTCTTCCTACATCAGCTGGATGAACAGCGTCAGTATTACACGATAA
- the LOC117730816 gene encoding elastase-1-like — translation MLRLLVLTSLAALVLAELEPQPRYLEDSLERVVGGEVARPNSWPWQISLQYRSGSRYHHTCGGTLIERGWVMTAAHCVDSSRTWRVILGEHDLNSNSGSEQIMTVSQVYIHPGWNSGSVSAGFDIALLRLSSLATLNSYVQLGSLPPTGQILPHNNLCYITGWGRTSTGGSLSAQLKQAYLPLVDHKTCTSNGWWGSTVKATMVCGGGGAEAGCNGDSGGPLNCLVNGRYYVHGIASFVSGLGCNAVRKPTVFTRVSAYINWMDSIMK, via the exons TGCTGGCTGAGCTGGAGCCCCAGCCCAGGTATCTGGAGGACAGCTTAGAAAGAGTTGTGGGAGGTGAGGTGGCCAGACCCAACTCCTGGCCCTGGCAG ATCTCTCTTCAGTACCGATCTGGCAGCAGGTACCACCACACATGCGGAGGAACCCTGATTGAGAGAGGCTGGGTTATGACCGCTGCTCATTGTGTGGACAG CAGTAGGACGTGGCGTGTCATTCTCGGGGAACACGACCTCAACAGTAACAGCGGCAGTGAGCAGATCATGACTGTCAGCCAAGTTTACATCCATCCCGGATGGAACTCCGGCAGCGTGTCTGCTGG GTTCGACATTGCCCTGCTGCGCTTGTCTTCTTTGGCCACCCTGAACTCCTACGTGCAGCTGGGCTCTCTGCCTCCCACCGGACAGATTCTGCCCCACAACAACCTCTGTTACATCACCGGATGGGGTCGCACTTCCA CTGGCGGCAGCCTCTCCGCTCAGCTGAAGCAGGCCTACCTTCCTCTGGTCGACCACAAGACCTGCACCAGCAATGGCTGGTGGGGCAGCACGGTCAAGGCCACCATGGTGTGTGGTGGTGGCGGTGCAGAGGCTGGATGCAAT GGTGACTCTGGTGGCCCTCTGAACTGCCTTGTCAATGGCAGATACTACGTCCACGGTATTGCCAGCTTTGTGTCTGGTCTGGGATGCAACGCGGTCAGGAAGCCCACCGTCTTCACCCGTGTCTCTGCTTACATCAACTGGATGGACTCG ATCATGAAGTAA